In Geopsychrobacter electrodiphilus DSM 16401, a single window of DNA contains:
- a CDS encoding cytochrome c3 family protein has product MSRTLLLLALTLVLILPGLASARWIKDTVKIDVEATGPVTFSHSNHLEALGKKCTLCHNKIFNVVRSKNPVFTMDDMRKGKACGACHNGTRAFAVDDDCNSCHPTHDITFKVDDGDAKFPHATHTAMYGCSDCHPGIFIPDQKKNKHYTMEQMGKGEACGACHDGETAFTVEDNCSKCHDM; this is encoded by the coding sequence ATGTCGCGTACACTACTGCTTTTAGCTCTGACCCTGGTTCTCATTCTCCCTGGGCTGGCTTCGGCCCGCTGGATCAAAGATACGGTCAAAATTGACGTCGAAGCGACTGGTCCGGTCACCTTCAGCCATTCCAATCATCTCGAAGCTCTGGGGAAAAAATGCACCCTCTGCCACAACAAGATCTTTAATGTTGTGCGGAGCAAAAACCCGGTTTTCACCATGGATGATATGCGTAAAGGGAAGGCATGCGGCGCCTGCCATAACGGCACACGGGCGTTTGCGGTGGATGATGACTGTAACTCCTGCCATCCGACCCATGACATTACTTTTAAAGTAGATGACGGCGACGCGAAATTCCCCCACGCTACCCATACCGCCATGTATGGCTGCAGCGATTGTCACCCCGGTATTTTTATCCCCGACCAAAAAAAGAACAAGCACTATACCATGGAGCAGATGGGCAAGGGGGAGGCTTGTGGCGCCTGCCACGACGGCGAAACCGCGTTTACCGTTGAGGATAATTGCAGTAAATGCCACGACATGTAA
- a CDS encoding THUMP domain-containing class I SAM-dependent RNA methyltransferase — MAQPKFNCFAVTPPGAEEICGQELRALGLDPQVQRGGVDFTVIARDLYRANLWSRVASRVLVRMGQFKCRDFPELYKQLLKLPWGRFVRPGVRCSVRVSCQTSRLTHTGRISETVLTVVEKALGGASETSAFEQLIFVRFENDQCQISIDSSGELLHRRGYRKAMVAAPLRENLAAAILLKLGYDGRQPLVDAMTGSGTFAIEAALIAGGIAPGRLRAFAFMEWPHFRQKAWDVCLQEQGIQVEPAGLILALDSDPLAVAAARVNAQAVQVEPRIEFRQGTMQDLHAPTARGILVMNPPYGERLGDVAQLRPLYAAFGQLCRDVFKGWTIGWISADRRFEREAQLKCQRLWTFSNGGIKVDLRLRAVRASEKPETT, encoded by the coding sequence ATGGCTCAGCCAAAATTTAATTGTTTTGCCGTGACCCCGCCCGGGGCCGAAGAGATCTGCGGACAGGAGTTGAGAGCGCTTGGGCTTGACCCGCAAGTGCAGAGGGGCGGTGTTGATTTTACGGTGATTGCGCGTGATCTGTATCGCGCAAATCTCTGGAGTCGTGTCGCCTCGCGTGTGCTGGTGCGCATGGGCCAATTCAAGTGCCGGGACTTCCCCGAGCTTTATAAGCAGTTACTTAAATTACCATGGGGGCGCTTTGTGCGTCCGGGGGTGCGCTGTTCCGTTCGCGTCAGTTGTCAGACTTCGCGGCTGACCCACACCGGGAGAATCAGCGAGACTGTTCTGACTGTGGTTGAAAAGGCGTTGGGGGGCGCCTCCGAGACGAGCGCGTTCGAGCAGCTGATCTTTGTCAGGTTTGAGAATGATCAGTGTCAGATTTCGATCGACAGTTCCGGTGAGCTGCTTCATCGGCGCGGCTACCGCAAGGCGATGGTGGCGGCACCTTTGAGAGAGAATCTGGCGGCCGCGATTCTGCTGAAACTCGGCTATGATGGTCGACAACCTCTGGTCGACGCAATGACCGGTTCGGGGACTTTCGCCATTGAAGCGGCTCTGATCGCCGGCGGGATAGCACCGGGGCGTCTGCGTGCCTTCGCCTTTATGGAGTGGCCACATTTTCGTCAAAAGGCCTGGGACGTCTGTCTTCAGGAGCAAGGGATTCAGGTCGAACCTGCCGGACTGATTCTGGCCCTGGACTCTGATCCGCTGGCGGTAGCTGCCGCCAGGGTGAACGCTCAGGCTGTACAGGTCGAACCCCGGATTGAGTTCAGGCAGGGGACGATGCAGGATTTGCATGCGCCCACAGCCAGGGGAATTCTGGTGATGAATCCCCCCTATGGTGAGCGACTGGGGGATGTCGCTCAGTTGCGGCCGCTTTATGCCGCCTTTGGTCAGCTGTGTCGTGATGTGTTCAAGGGCTGGACCATCGGCTGGATTTCGGCTGATCGGCGCTTTGAGCGGGAAGCGCAGCTTAAGTGCCAGCGACTCTGGACATTTTCGAATGGCGGGATCAAAGTCGACCTGCGTTTGCGGGCTGTCAGGGCGTCAGAAAAACCAGAAACAACTTGA
- the rpsU gene encoding 30S ribosomal protein S21 → MEITVIDGNVEKALKVFKRKLQQEGLFREMKQRKFYEKPSIKRKRKEKEAQRRLRKKQRAMRRFT, encoded by the coding sequence GTGGAAATTACCGTCATCGATGGCAACGTCGAAAAGGCGCTTAAAGTTTTCAAACGCAAGCTTCAGCAAGAAGGGCTTTTCCGCGAAATGAAACAGCGGAAGTTCTATGAGAAGCCGAGTATCAAACGGAAGCGTAAAGAGAAGGAAGCCCAGCGTCGTCTGCGTAAGAAGCAGCGTGCCATGCGTCGTTTCACTTAA
- a CDS encoding glyceraldehyde-3-phosphate dehydrogenase, with protein MTTGKDDNYFKDWKQREEIAEAMIPLLGRLYRDREVICTVFDRSLVQKSTIDILRAHRFARQIIDKELWVSDTAPILKAVAKLDLAPSRIDLAKLAIMVQEQKITDIDTFIAEQLAEINTGRAHQLSEARDVVLYGFGRIGRLVARILINQTGGGNKLRVRAAVVRKGSDDDLARRASLLRRDSVHGHFEGTIRIDEEENAIIANGNMIRIIYADAPDKIDYTQYGIKNAIVIDNTGKWRDREGLGRHLQSKGVSQVMLTAPGKGDIPNVVYGVNNGDIKAGETIFSAASCTTNAIVPVLKAVNDQFGVVSGHVETCHSYTNDQNLIDNYHNKNRRGRAAALNMVITETGAAKAVAKALPELAGKLTGNAIRVPTPNVSLAILNLTLEKGTSVEELNTYLRDISLNSQLQEQIDYTNSPDAVSSDMVGSRHAGIVDSLATIVEGNRCVLYVWYDNEYGYSHQVVRFVEEISGLKWKKFPR; from the coding sequence ATGACCACTGGTAAAGACGACAATTATTTCAAAGACTGGAAACAACGTGAAGAGATCGCTGAGGCAATGATCCCCCTGCTCGGTCGCCTCTACCGCGACCGCGAAGTGATCTGCACAGTCTTCGATCGCTCCCTGGTTCAGAAATCAACTATCGATATCCTGCGCGCACATCGTTTTGCCCGCCAGATCATCGACAAAGAACTCTGGGTCAGCGACACTGCCCCGATTCTGAAAGCAGTCGCCAAACTCGACCTGGCGCCAAGCCGGATCGACCTCGCCAAACTGGCAATCATGGTCCAGGAACAAAAGATCACTGATATCGACACCTTCATTGCCGAACAGCTCGCAGAAATCAATACCGGCCGCGCCCATCAATTGAGCGAAGCACGCGACGTGGTCCTCTACGGATTCGGCCGCATCGGTCGCCTGGTCGCGCGCATCCTGATCAACCAGACCGGAGGTGGCAACAAACTGCGCGTACGTGCTGCGGTGGTGCGCAAAGGGAGCGATGATGATCTCGCCCGCCGCGCCAGCCTGTTGCGTCGTGACTCGGTTCACGGCCACTTTGAGGGGACGATCAGAATCGACGAAGAGGAGAACGCGATCATTGCCAACGGCAACATGATCCGCATCATCTACGCTGACGCACCGGACAAGATCGACTACACCCAATACGGGATCAAGAACGCGATTGTTATCGACAACACCGGCAAGTGGCGTGATCGTGAAGGGCTCGGCCGGCACCTGCAGTCCAAAGGGGTGTCCCAGGTCATGCTGACCGCGCCGGGCAAAGGGGATATCCCGAATGTCGTTTACGGCGTCAACAACGGGGACATTAAGGCCGGAGAAACAATCTTCTCCGCGGCCAGCTGCACAACTAACGCAATTGTCCCGGTATTGAAAGCGGTCAATGATCAGTTCGGCGTTGTCTCGGGTCACGTCGAAACCTGTCACAGCTACACCAACGACCAGAACCTGATCGATAACTATCACAACAAGAATCGTCGCGGCCGGGCCGCCGCGCTGAATATGGTGATTACCGAAACCGGTGCAGCCAAAGCCGTAGCCAAGGCGCTACCGGAACTGGCGGGAAAACTGACCGGAAACGCCATCCGCGTCCCGACCCCCAACGTGTCGCTGGCGATTCTCAACCTGACCCTCGAAAAAGGGACCAGCGTCGAGGAGCTCAACACCTACCTGCGCGATATTTCGCTCAATTCCCAGCTGCAGGAACAGATCGATTACACCAATTCGCCGGATGCCGTATCCAGCGATATGGTCGGTTCACGCCACGCCGGGATTGTCGATTCACTGGCAACAATCGTTGAAGGGAACCGTTGCGTCCTGTATGTCTGGTATGACAATGAGTATGGCTACAGCCACCAGGTCGTGCGTTTTGTCGAAGAGATTTCCGGGCTGAAGTGGAAGAAATTCCCCAGGTAA
- a CDS encoding class II fructose-bisphosphate aldolase, with the protein MSKTVSYKDLGLVNSRELFRKAVSGGYAIPAYNFNNLEQLQAIILACVATRSPVILQVSKGARSYANETMLRYMALGSVEMAREMGAELPIVLHLDHGDSFELCKSCVDSGFSSVMIDGSHLPYAENVALTRQVVEYAHQFDVSVEGELGVLAGIEDEVVAEKSTYTQPDEVEDFVEKTGVDSLAISIGTSHGAFKFKLKAGESVPPLRFDILEEIEKRIPGFPIVLHGASSVVPAYVALINQYGGKMEGAIGVSEDQLRRAAKSAVCKINIDSDGRLAVTAKIREFLANNPGEFDPRKYLGVARSELVELIKHKNEAVVGSAGKA; encoded by the coding sequence ATGAGTAAAACTGTCAGTTATAAGGATTTGGGGTTAGTCAATTCGCGTGAGCTGTTCCGTAAGGCGGTCTCCGGCGGTTATGCAATCCCTGCATATAACTTTAATAATCTTGAGCAGTTGCAGGCGATTATTCTGGCTTGTGTCGCGACCCGGTCGCCAGTGATTCTGCAGGTCAGCAAGGGCGCACGGAGTTACGCCAACGAAACCATGCTGCGCTACATGGCGTTGGGTTCGGTCGAGATGGCGCGCGAAATGGGAGCCGAGTTGCCGATCGTGTTGCATCTTGACCATGGCGACTCTTTCGAACTGTGCAAGTCCTGTGTTGATTCCGGGTTCTCCTCCGTGATGATTGATGGCTCCCATCTTCCTTACGCCGAGAATGTTGCTCTTACTCGGCAGGTGGTTGAATATGCCCATCAGTTTGACGTGAGTGTCGAAGGTGAATTGGGTGTTCTCGCGGGGATTGAAGACGAGGTTGTGGCCGAGAAGTCGACATATACCCAGCCGGATGAGGTGGAAGATTTTGTAGAGAAGACGGGGGTGGATTCTCTGGCGATCTCTATCGGCACCAGCCATGGTGCTTTCAAGTTTAAACTCAAAGCAGGTGAGTCTGTCCCTCCGTTGCGGTTCGATATCCTGGAAGAGATCGAAAAACGGATCCCCGGTTTTCCGATCGTGTTGCATGGCGCCAGCAGCGTGGTGCCGGCCTATGTCGCCCTGATTAATCAGTATGGTGGCAAGATGGAAGGGGCGATCGGCGTGTCGGAGGATCAACTGCGCCGCGCCGCCAAGAGCGCGGTGTGTAAAATCAATATCGATTCTGATGGCCGGCTGGCGGTGACGGCGAAGATTCGCGAATTCCTCGCCAATAACCCCGGCGAATTTGATCCGCGTAAATATCTGGGGGTCGCACGCAGTGAACTGGTTGAACTGATAAAACACAAGAATGAGGCCGTGGTCGGCAGTGCCGGCAAGGCTTAA
- a CDS encoding ChaN family lipoprotein, giving the protein MKQTLVSRLTTAAIGLILLSLTACTTNPRLLGNPEMPYPFNNPRVGDLFHVATGHRVSEQEMLAAIGDTRVVYVGETHDNPASHQLQVDVLAGLFQKNPGGVTLAMEMFTPEQQPLLDRWTAGELTEAEFLRQVKWFENWQMNFALYRPLLDFCRDKHIPVIALNAPKSLVHKVGRTPLTELPKELRAQLPELDFTDIYQRSMTESIYSGHSMGKAMRDGFIRVQTLWDETMAQNLVTYLRSPLGEDRQVVVVAGGNHVRYGFGIPRRVHRRLPVSYLLIGSQEIEIPKEREAELMDVKMPGFPMRAWDYLKLTRYEKVKTGVKLGVGIEEDPRGILVTMVLPDSSAAKAGLLKGDILLQAQTTELKERFDLLYLLMNMQKGESLQLKIQRGEEHLLLTAEF; this is encoded by the coding sequence ATGAAACAGACGCTGGTCTCCAGACTAACCACCGCGGCTATTGGCCTTATCCTGCTGTCACTGACCGCCTGCACCACGAACCCTCGACTGCTCGGCAACCCGGAAATGCCCTACCCGTTCAATAACCCCAGAGTAGGTGATCTGTTTCACGTCGCGACAGGGCATAGGGTTTCCGAGCAGGAGATGCTGGCCGCGATCGGCGACACCCGCGTCGTTTATGTGGGAGAAACCCATGACAATCCGGCCTCACACCAACTGCAGGTTGATGTTCTTGCCGGTCTTTTTCAGAAAAATCCGGGGGGGGTAACCCTCGCGATGGAGATGTTTACTCCCGAACAACAGCCGCTCCTTGACCGCTGGACGGCTGGCGAACTGACGGAGGCTGAGTTTTTACGCCAGGTCAAGTGGTTCGAAAACTGGCAGATGAACTTCGCACTCTATCGTCCACTGCTTGACTTCTGCCGCGACAAACACATCCCGGTGATCGCGCTGAACGCACCCAAATCATTGGTGCACAAGGTCGGAAGAACCCCCTTGACGGAATTACCGAAAGAGCTGCGCGCCCAACTCCCGGAACTCGATTTTACTGATATCTATCAGCGTTCGATGACTGAGAGTATCTATAGCGGCCACAGCATGGGAAAAGCGATGCGCGATGGTTTCATCCGCGTTCAGACTCTGTGGGACGAGACCATGGCCCAGAATCTGGTAACCTACCTGCGGAGCCCCCTCGGTGAAGATCGTCAGGTCGTGGTCGTAGCCGGCGGCAATCACGTGCGCTACGGCTTCGGCATCCCGCGGCGCGTGCATCGCCGCCTGCCGGTCTCTTATCTGCTGATCGGATCGCAGGAGATCGAGATCCCCAAGGAGCGCGAAGCTGAACTGATGGATGTCAAGATGCCAGGGTTCCCGATGCGGGCCTGGGATTATCTGAAGCTGACACGCTATGAAAAAGTTAAAACCGGGGTCAAACTCGGGGTTGGAATTGAGGAAGATCCTCGGGGAATTCTGGTCACCATGGTGCTGCCAGACTCAAGCGCCGCGAAGGCCGGGCTCCTGAAAGGGGATATTCTACTGCAAGCGCAGACGACTGAGCTGAAAGAACGCTTTGACCTGCTCTATCTGCTGATGAATATGCAGAAGGGGGAAAGTCTGCAACTGAAGATTCAACGGGGCGAGGAACATTTGCTTCTCACGGCAGAGTTTTAG
- a CDS encoding cupin domain-containing protein — translation MNIGARLKRLRMLDALTQEELASRTDLTKGYISQLENDTTCPSIATLKDILDVFGVSMQEFFSEPVETEVVFGSSARVQSSVAGGAIKVELLVPGAQNRDMDPALVTLAPGAEMALQDVHEGEEFGYLLLGRVEIELDDRQYVVKKDECFLFASDRKHRVRNVGKGPAKILWVVTPPTFDYTG, via the coding sequence GTGAACATCGGAGCTCGGCTGAAACGGCTCAGAATGCTGGATGCGCTGACCCAGGAAGAGCTCGCCAGCCGTACGGATCTGACCAAAGGCTATATCTCCCAGCTGGAGAACGACACCACCTGTCCGTCGATTGCGACCCTTAAGGATATCCTTGACGTGTTCGGTGTCAGCATGCAGGAGTTCTTTAGTGAACCGGTAGAGACCGAGGTTGTGTTTGGTAGCAGTGCACGGGTACAGTCGAGTGTCGCTGGCGGGGCGATCAAGGTTGAATTGCTGGTTCCGGGTGCGCAGAATCGTGACATGGATCCTGCGCTGGTGACGCTTGCGCCCGGAGCAGAGATGGCGCTGCAGGATGTGCACGAAGGGGAAGAGTTTGGCTATCTGCTCCTCGGCCGGGTCGAGATTGAGCTTGATGACCGGCAATATGTCGTGAAGAAGGATGAATGTTTCCTCTTCGCTTCGGATCGAAAGCACCGAGTTCGCAATGTGGGTAAGGGGCCGGCGAAAATCCTGTGGGTGGTGACGCCGCCGACCTTTGATTACACAGGCTAA
- a CDS encoding saccharopine dehydrogenase family protein produces MSKVLIIGAGGVSRVVVHKCAQRPDIFSAITLASRTLSRCESIAAEITNIKVATARVDADDVPQLVALIKQEQPQLVINVALPYQDLTIMDACLETGVDYLDTANYEPLDTAHFEYSWQWAYEERFKQKGIMALLGSGFDPGMTNVYTALAAKNYLDEIEELDIIDANAGNHGLPFATNFNPEINIREITAACRHWEDGSFVETPALSTKRRFDFPEGIGPMNIYRLYHEEMESLVKHFPTIKKAQFWMTFSDNYLKHLEVLQNVGMTRIDEVEFQGQKIVPIHFLKALLPDPATLGPLTKGKTCIGVIARGKKDGVRKQVYIYNICDHEACYAETNSQAISYTTGVPAVTGAIMMLNKSWHAPGVWNMEQFDPEPFMAEVGPMGLPYVIVEGEWPQL; encoded by the coding sequence ATGAGTAAGGTACTGATTATTGGGGCTGGTGGTGTGAGTCGGGTGGTGGTGCACAAGTGCGCCCAGCGCCCCGATATCTTCTCTGCGATAACCCTGGCTTCGCGGACCCTGTCCCGCTGCGAGTCGATCGCCGCCGAAATCACAAATATCAAGGTGGCGACGGCCCGGGTCGACGCGGACGACGTTCCCCAACTAGTGGCACTGATCAAGCAGGAGCAGCCGCAGCTGGTGATCAACGTCGCTCTCCCCTATCAGGATCTTACGATCATGGACGCCTGTCTTGAGACCGGCGTTGATTATCTCGATACCGCCAACTATGAGCCCCTCGACACCGCACACTTTGAGTACAGCTGGCAGTGGGCCTATGAGGAGCGCTTTAAACAGAAGGGGATCATGGCCCTGTTAGGGAGCGGTTTCGATCCGGGGATGACCAACGTCTACACCGCGCTGGCGGCCAAAAATTATCTCGATGAAATTGAAGAGCTTGATATCATCGATGCCAATGCCGGCAACCACGGGCTCCCCTTTGCGACCAATTTCAACCCGGAGATCAATATCCGCGAGATCACCGCCGCCTGCCGCCACTGGGAAGACGGTTCTTTCGTTGAAACCCCGGCGTTGTCGACCAAGCGCAGATTCGACTTCCCCGAGGGGATCGGACCGATGAATATCTATCGTCTCTATCACGAGGAGATGGAGTCGCTGGTCAAGCACTTCCCGACGATCAAGAAGGCGCAGTTCTGGATGACCTTCTCTGACAACTATCTCAAGCACCTTGAGGTGCTGCAGAACGTGGGCATGACCCGCATTGATGAGGTCGAATTTCAGGGGCAGAAGATCGTGCCGATCCATTTTTTGAAGGCGCTGCTCCCCGATCCCGCGACCCTCGGACCTCTGACCAAAGGGAAGACCTGCATCGGTGTCATTGCGCGCGGCAAGAAGGATGGCGTGCGCAAGCAGGTCTACATCTACAATATCTGTGACCACGAAGCCTGCTACGCCGAGACCAACTCCCAGGCGATCAGCTACACCACCGGCGTGCCGGCGGTCACTGGCGCGATCATGATGCTGAATAAATCCTGGCATGCACCGGGGGTGTGGAACATGGAGCAGTTTGATCCCGAACCCTTCATGGCTGAAGTCGGGCCGATGGGATTGCCGTATGTAATAGTCGAAGGAGAATGGCCTCAGCTGTAG
- the nspC gene encoding carboxynorspermidine decarboxylase → MIGIDVEKILELAPSPAYVVDLGRLRHNLAILEDVQQRSGAKILMALKAFSMWSTFPLMRKSLQGVCASSPWEARLGREEFGGEVHSFSAAFKQSDVVELLKISDHLVFNSFNQFERFRPLWEQATGRVSIGLRVNPEHSEGTTEIYDPCALNSRLGIPRREFDGRSLAGVEGLHFHTLCEQLFEPLARTAAVFEEKFGEYLPGLKWINFGGGHHITRAGYDIDGLIALIKYFREKYGVEVYLEPGEAVVIGTGLLVGEVLDLVDNTIPTAILDVSATCHMPDVLEMPYRPEILGGAEPGAQAYTCRLGGPSCLAGDIIGDWSFPQPLQVGERLAFLDMAHYTMVKTSTFNGIQHPHLCTYEPQTGELRVVRSFTYEDFRSKLS, encoded by the coding sequence TTGATCGGTATTGATGTAGAAAAAATTCTTGAGCTTGCTCCCTCACCGGCCTATGTGGTCGATCTGGGACGTTTGCGGCATAATCTGGCGATTCTTGAGGATGTTCAGCAGCGCAGCGGGGCGAAGATCCTCATGGCTCTTAAGGCGTTTTCGATGTGGTCGACTTTTCCGCTGATGCGCAAGAGTCTGCAGGGGGTCTGTGCTTCATCTCCCTGGGAGGCGCGGCTGGGGCGTGAAGAGTTTGGCGGCGAGGTTCATTCGTTCTCGGCGGCTTTCAAACAGAGTGACGTTGTTGAACTGCTGAAGATCTCCGATCATCTGGTGTTTAATTCGTTCAACCAGTTTGAGCGCTTCCGTCCGCTCTGGGAGCAGGCGACAGGTCGGGTCTCCATCGGATTGCGGGTTAACCCGGAGCATTCCGAAGGGACGACCGAGATCTACGATCCCTGTGCCCTTAACTCGCGTCTGGGGATTCCTCGGCGCGAATTTGACGGGCGTTCACTGGCCGGGGTCGAGGGGCTGCACTTTCACACCCTGTGCGAGCAGCTGTTTGAACCACTGGCAAGGACTGCTGCCGTCTTCGAAGAGAAGTTCGGCGAGTATCTGCCGGGGTTGAAGTGGATCAATTTTGGCGGCGGACATCATATCACCCGCGCGGGGTACGATATCGATGGCCTGATTGCGCTGATCAAGTACTTTCGTGAAAAATATGGCGTCGAAGTCTATCTCGAGCCTGGCGAGGCTGTAGTGATCGGCACCGGACTGCTGGTTGGCGAGGTGCTCGATCTGGTTGACAACACAATCCCGACCGCGATTCTTGATGTTTCGGCGACCTGCCATATGCCGGATGTGCTCGAAATGCCCTACCGCCCCGAAATCCTGGGTGGTGCAGAGCCCGGCGCCCAGGCCTACACCTGTCGTCTGGGCGGGCCATCCTGTCTCGCCGGCGACATCATCGGCGACTGGTCGTTTCCTCAGCCGCTACAGGTCGGAGAGCGGCTGGCGTTTCTCGATATGGCACATTACACCATGGTGAAAACCAGCACCTTTAACGGCATTCAGCATCCGCATCTCTGTACCTATGAGCCGCAGACGGGGGAGTTGAGGGTGGTACGCAGCTTTACCTATGAAGATTTTCGCAGCAAATTGTCTTAA
- the speA gene encoding biosynthetic arginine decarboxylase: MEKWSIKDSARVYNLDNWGDGFFSINKKGHVCVHPSPNSKYAIDLRGLVDDLIKRKIKPPILLRFMDVLQGRVSAINRAFKNAIVEYDYPAGYQTFYPIKVNQQRQVVEAITEFGSKYNMGIEVGSKPELVAAISFATGKKLPIICNGYKDNDFIETVLYANRIGYDITIVVEKLFELEKIIALSKKLGITPKLGIRVKLSARGTGKWATSGGSDAKFGLKISELLAAVELLEENNLLGNVKLLHFHIGSQITKIDKIKNALNEGARIYAELVKMGVGLEYLDVGGGLGVDYDGSKSSYFSSVNYSVEEYASDVIYQIKNVCVEAQVPCPNIISESGRALVAHYSVLVTNILNTNTQNALPDYEEYLEDAEDLSPTVRKLRDIYRSIDRHSLREDYHDTLQLIQEAVSLFTLGYLTLNDRALAEWLCSKIFLKINNIVERMRPVPEELQSFQLALRQPYFANFSLFQSVPDSWAIDQLFPIMPLQWLGQKPEVMATIADITCDSDGEISSFVGENGRTKYLPLHKVGEEEYYVGFFMIGAYQEILGDMHNLFGDTNAVHITFNRKTGYQIDTVINGDSTAESLKYVQYKGPEMLKQVRDSLEKNVALRQVSFEETSHFVELLDKMLTSYTYLSE, encoded by the coding sequence ATGGAAAAGTGGTCAATCAAGGACTCTGCCCGGGTTTATAACTTAGACAACTGGGGTGATGGTTTCTTCTCGATTAACAAGAAGGGGCATGTTTGTGTGCACCCCTCACCGAATTCGAAGTATGCCATCGATCTGCGTGGCCTGGTTGACGACCTGATCAAGCGTAAAATCAAACCGCCGATCCTGCTGCGTTTTATGGATGTCCTGCAGGGGCGGGTCTCCGCGATCAACCGCGCCTTTAAAAATGCCATCGTCGAGTATGATTATCCGGCCGGCTACCAGACCTTCTATCCGATCAAGGTCAACCAGCAGCGTCAGGTGGTCGAGGCGATCACCGAGTTCGGCAGCAAGTACAACATGGGCATCGAGGTCGGTTCCAAGCCAGAGCTGGTCGCGGCGATCTCCTTTGCCACCGGGAAGAAACTGCCGATTATCTGCAATGGCTACAAAGATAACGACTTTATTGAAACCGTGCTCTACGCTAATCGTATCGGCTACGATATCACCATCGTCGTCGAGAAGCTCTTTGAGCTGGAAAAGATCATCGCTCTGTCGAAGAAGCTCGGTATTACACCGAAGCTCGGCATCCGGGTCAAGCTGTCAGCGCGCGGCACCGGTAAGTGGGCCACCTCGGGCGGCAGCGATGCCAAATTCGGGCTGAAAATCTCAGAGCTTTTAGCGGCGGTTGAATTGCTTGAGGAGAACAACCTGCTCGGCAATGTCAAGCTGCTTCATTTTCATATCGGCAGCCAGATCACCAAGATCGATAAAATCAAGAATGCCCTCAATGAAGGGGCACGGATTTACGCAGAGCTGGTCAAGATGGGGGTCGGCCTGGAGTATCTCGATGTCGGCGGCGGTCTGGGAGTCGACTATGACGGCTCTAAGTCGAGCTATTTTTCGAGCGTCAACTACTCTGTGGAAGAGTATGCCAGCGACGTGATTTACCAGATCAAGAACGTTTGCGTCGAAGCGCAGGTCCCTTGCCCGAATATCATTTCAGAGTCTGGGCGGGCTCTGGTTGCGCACTATTCGGTGCTGGTAACCAATATCCTCAACACCAATACCCAGAACGCGCTGCCTGATTATGAAGAGTACCTGGAGGATGCCGAGGATCTGTCGCCGACGGTGCGCAAGCTGCGTGATATCTATCGCAGCATCGATCGTCATTCATTGCGTGAGGATTACCACGATACCCTGCAGCTGATTCAGGAGGCGGTCAGCCTCTTTACCCTTGGCTATCTGACCCTGAATGATCGCGCCCTGGCCGAGTGGCTGTGTAGCAAGATCTTCCTCAAGATCAACAACATCGTCGAGCGCATGCGTCCAGTACCGGAGGAGTTGCAGTCCTTTCAGCTGGCTCTGCGTCAACCCTACTTCGCCAACTTCTCGCTGTTTCAGTCGGTTCCCGACTCCTGGGCGATCGACCAGCTTTTTCCAATCATGCCGCTGCAGTGGCTCGGGCAGAAACCTGAGGTCATGGCGACCATAGCCGATATCACTTGTGACTCCGACGGTGAAATCAGCAGTTTTGTCGGCGAGAATGGGCGTACCAAGTATCTGCCGCTGCACAAGGTCGGGGAGGAAGAATATTACGTTGGTTTCTTTATGATCGGGGCTTATCAGGAGATTCTGGGGGACATGCACAACCTGTTCGGCGATACCAATGCCGTGCATATCACCTTCAACCGCAAGACCGGTTACCAGATTGATACGGTGATCAATGGCGACTCGACCGCGGAGAGCCTGAAGTACGTCCAGTACAAGGGACCGGAAATGCTCAAGCAGGTGCGCGACAGCCTGGAGAAGAATGTGGCCTTACGTCAGGTATCCTTTGAGGAAACCAGTCATTTCGTCGAACTGCTCGACAAGATGCTGACCTCCTACACCTATCTCTCCGAGTAG